A genome region from Acinetobacter lwoffii includes the following:
- a CDS encoding polysaccharide biosynthesis/export family protein produces MKKIALLSVLSLACATAGYAFDPSLLPSEVSQTFSGGNFDTASANSTALLNSQSVVELSPSSSMKYPIQNKMFGSQLFKGAFASTAGSTFNSSYQINPGDNINLRLWGAYQFNGTQTVDPQGNIFIPNVGPVKVAGVRNGNLQSVVEAQVRRIYVSNVGVYAALEQAQPVKVMVTGFVNQPGNYGGVANDSVIAYLDRAGGVDPERGSYIDIKVMRNGQTIQQVDLYDFLLQGQIRPFSFRDGDVIVVGQRTHTFNVSGEVYNQHDFEFNSPAVSLAQALAFAKLKPGATNVSIQRRQGAEYRSEYYSLNQAHNIMVEDGDIVTVTADRYAGTIQVRVDGAHNGAHAVVLPYGAKLSDVLTQLQPNALAEVESLQLFRPSVAKRQKEMLNVALDKLEETTFNARSSTQEEAALRLRDAELVKQFIAKARQVEPKGQVVLNPDTFQDVILEQGDILHIPEKTSVIMVHGEVAFPNGIEYRNGLSAKNYIEQVGGFSQKSNKSKVIVIRQNGKAELVRKGEKIKQGDEILVLPKAQTKGIELTRGITQVLYQIAVAAKVALDL; encoded by the coding sequence ATGAAAAAAATTGCGTTATTATCAGTTTTATCATTGGCCTGTGCGACGGCTGGTTATGCATTTGATCCAAGTTTATTGCCAAGCGAAGTATCTCAGACCTTCAGTGGCGGAAATTTCGATACAGCAAGTGCTAACAGTACTGCCCTGTTAAACAGCCAGTCTGTGGTTGAGCTTTCTCCAAGCAGCTCAATGAAATATCCAATTCAAAACAAGATGTTTGGTTCACAGCTGTTTAAAGGCGCTTTTGCTTCAACTGCAGGATCAACCTTCAATAGTAGTTATCAGATTAACCCGGGCGATAATATTAATTTACGTCTCTGGGGCGCTTATCAGTTTAACGGCACTCAAACCGTCGATCCACAAGGCAATATTTTTATTCCAAATGTAGGGCCAGTCAAAGTCGCAGGTGTTCGAAATGGCAATTTGCAATCGGTAGTTGAAGCGCAGGTCCGCCGTATTTATGTCTCCAATGTGGGCGTGTATGCAGCCCTCGAGCAAGCCCAGCCCGTGAAGGTGATGGTCACCGGATTTGTCAATCAGCCGGGTAATTATGGTGGTGTCGCCAATGATAGTGTCATTGCTTACTTGGACCGTGCGGGTGGGGTGGATCCGGAGCGTGGCAGCTATATTGATATTAAAGTCATGCGCAATGGCCAAACGATTCAGCAGGTCGATTTATATGACTTTCTGCTACAAGGTCAAATTCGCCCTTTCTCTTTCCGGGATGGCGATGTGATTGTGGTAGGACAGCGCACTCATACCTTTAATGTTTCTGGTGAAGTCTATAACCAGCATGATTTTGAGTTTAACTCGCCTGCGGTTAGCTTGGCACAGGCATTGGCATTTGCCAAACTTAAACCTGGGGCGACCAATGTCAGTATTCAGCGTCGACAAGGTGCAGAGTATAGAAGTGAATATTACTCGCTGAATCAAGCGCATAATATAATGGTGGAAGATGGCGATATTGTCACCGTTACGGCTGACCGCTATGCGGGTACCATTCAAGTACGTGTGGATGGCGCACACAATGGTGCTCACGCCGTTGTATTGCCTTATGGCGCTAAACTGAGTGATGTATTGACGCAGCTACAACCGAATGCTTTGGCTGAAGTGGAATCTTTGCAATTGTTCCGTCCTTCTGTGGCCAAGCGCCAAAAAGAGATGTTAAATGTCGCTCTAGATAAGTTGGAAGAAACCACATTTAATGCACGCTCAAGCACGCAGGAAGAAGCAGCTTTACGTTTGCGCGATGCAGAATTGGTCAAGCAGTTTATTGCTAAAGCGCGTCAAGTAGAGCCTAAAGGGCAGGTGGTGCTGAATCCAGATACTTTTCAAGATGTGATATTGGAACAAGGCGATATTTTACATATTCCAGAAAAAACATCCGTGATTATGGTACATGGTGAAGTTGCTTTCCCAAATGGTATTGAATATAGAAATGGTTTAAGTGCCAAAAACTATATTGAGCAGGTCGGTGGTTTTAGCCAAAAATCGAATAAATCCAAAGTGATTGTGATTCGACAAAATGGTAAGGCTGAACTGGTGCGTAAAGGCGAAAAAATTAAGCAAGGTGATGAGATTTTAGTCTTGCCTAAAGCGCAGACTAAGGGTATTGAGTTAACGCGTGGTATTACTCAAGTGTTGTATCAAATTGCAGTAGCGGCGAAAGTTGCTTTAGATTTATAA
- a CDS encoding capsule biosynthesis protein encodes MQAKINKRLWIAYTCCVLIPVLIIVFYLFAFAKDRFQSSSILLVKQVADTPVADTAGIGALLGVPNTSREDSQILKEYIGSRDMIERLDQTLNLRKEFSSVSDPIFALPQDASIEDLVEYFNKMIKVELDEQTMMLHVHAQGFSPEFSLKLNQEVLKQSDEFINEISQTIAQEQQVFAEKQYTEATAQLDEARQAVLQYQNENEIFDPELQAKAVATLIAGLQSSLAQLKTEERTLLSYLTPEAPQVVALRSQIAALQQQINTESSKLTSPNNLKLNKNVADFEALKAQVEFAADLYKISLVSLEKARLEASRKLKKLVVIATPRLAQDALYPRKVYISLTSFILLNIIFGIGLLIHSIIREHRE; translated from the coding sequence ATGCAAGCTAAAATAAATAAGCGGCTTTGGATTGCCTATACCTGCTGTGTTCTTATTCCGGTATTGATTATTGTTTTTTATCTTTTTGCCTTTGCGAAAGACCGTTTTCAGTCTTCTTCGATACTGTTGGTGAAGCAGGTGGCAGATACGCCAGTGGCTGATACTGCAGGAATAGGCGCTTTGTTGGGCGTGCCCAATACTAGTCGTGAAGACTCTCAAATTCTGAAAGAGTATATTGGTTCTCGCGATATGATCGAGAGGCTGGATCAAACGCTGAATCTGCGCAAAGAATTTTCATCGGTCAGTGACCCAATCTTTGCACTACCTCAAGATGCCTCAATCGAAGACTTGGTCGAATATTTTAATAAAATGATTAAAGTCGAACTTGATGAGCAAACCATGATGCTACATGTGCATGCTCAGGGATTTTCGCCAGAGTTCTCACTGAAACTCAATCAAGAAGTATTAAAGCAAAGTGATGAGTTTATCAATGAAATTTCCCAGACCATTGCGCAAGAGCAACAAGTATTTGCAGAGAAACAATATACAGAAGCAACAGCGCAGTTAGATGAGGCTCGTCAGGCGGTACTCCAGTACCAAAATGAAAATGAAATTTTTGATCCTGAATTACAAGCCAAAGCGGTGGCTACACTGATTGCAGGTTTACAGAGTAGTTTGGCACAATTGAAAACTGAAGAGCGCACTTTACTTAGTTATTTGACGCCTGAAGCACCTCAAGTGGTGGCGTTACGGAGTCAGATCGCAGCCTTGCAACAGCAAATTAATACTGAAAGTTCAAAACTGACTTCACCAAATAATTTGAAATTGAATAAAAATGTAGCGGACTTTGAAGCTCTGAAAGCGCAGGTTGAATTTGCAGCTGATCTTTATAAAATCTCTTTGGTCTCTTTAGAAAAAGCTCGATTAGAAGCCTCACGTAAGCTCAAGAAATTGGTGGTGATTGCGACACCGCGTTTAGCCCAGGATGCTTTATATCCGCGTAAAGTCTATATCAGTCTAACTTCATTTATTTTGTTGAATATTATTTTTGGTATTGGATTGCTGATCCATTCGATTATCCGTGAGCACAGAGAATAA
- a CDS encoding ABC transporter ATP-binding protein, protein MIELKNLTKSYATPKGRHYVFKDLNAILPENKSVALLGKNGAGKSTLLRVIGGIDYADSGRVVTNKTISWPVALSGGFQGSLTARQNVRFVARLYVNRHDEVEHVVNFVEEFAEIGKYFDMPMKSYSSGMRSRIGFGLSMAFNFDYYLLDEAGAVGDASFRKKSQALLDELKENSNIIMVSHDLKDLTRNCDVAFLVRDGKAEYFDNVQDAVGVYKAYAS, encoded by the coding sequence ATGATCGAACTCAAAAATTTAACCAAATCATACGCAACGCCTAAAGGTCGGCATTATGTATTTAAAGATTTAAATGCGATTTTACCTGAAAACAAAAGTGTGGCCCTTTTAGGAAAAAATGGTGCCGGCAAGAGTACCTTGCTCCGGGTTATTGGAGGAATTGACTATGCTGATTCTGGAAGGGTAGTTACTAATAAAACCATTTCCTGGCCAGTCGCGTTGTCAGGTGGATTTCAGGGAAGTTTAACGGCCCGACAGAATGTGCGCTTTGTCGCCAGACTTTATGTAAATCGTCATGATGAAGTTGAACATGTGGTAAATTTTGTTGAAGAGTTTGCTGAAATTGGTAAATACTTTGATATGCCGATGAAAAGTTACTCGAGTGGTATGCGTAGCCGGATTGGTTTTGGTTTAAGTATGGCCTTTAATTTTGATTATTATTTGCTCGATGAAGCGGGTGCTGTAGGGGATGCGTCTTTTCGAAAAAAGAGTCAGGCTTTACTTGACGAACTTAAAGAAAATTCAAATATTATTATGGTTTCTCATGACTTAAAAGACTTGACCCGCAATTGTGATGTCGCTTTCTTGGTGCGGGATGGTAAAGCAGAATATTTTGATAATGTGCAAGATGCAGTAGGGGTATATAAAGCGTATGCAAGCTAA
- a CDS encoding ABC transporter permease, producing the protein MPLRKLPRLKARGGLQVMYASIRALLLRELQTRFGQYRLGYLWVFLEPLLTIGIMVVLFGTVMQRTLPGMDYAVFLINGIIPFFMFRTGVTLGISATESNRGLFSYRPVKPIDALLARNILEFLLKFTAYIAFTAAFVWFGYHISFEQIPQLLGYWTLLFIFMLACSLIFIVIGDFSKELNKFLSVFFLILYFLSGILYSIHIIPVEYREYLLYNPLIHIFELMRHAVAPTYSLVPGISLSYFMIWMIISLFIGLLLYKRFERRMVKSK; encoded by the coding sequence ATGCCATTAAGAAAACTACCGCGATTGAAAGCGCGTGGTGGTTTACAAGTGATGTATGCATCGATACGTGCATTGTTGCTTCGGGAATTACAAACCCGCTTTGGTCAATACCGTCTAGGCTATTTATGGGTTTTTTTAGAGCCTTTATTGACTATTGGGATCATGGTGGTACTTTTTGGGACCGTCATGCAAAGAACACTACCGGGGATGGATTATGCTGTTTTTTTAATTAATGGCATTATTCCTTTCTTTATGTTTAGAACGGGAGTGACTTTGGGGATCAGTGCCACTGAATCCAATCGGGGTTTGTTTAGCTATCGCCCAGTCAAACCGATCGATGCTTTACTTGCGCGTAATATTCTTGAGTTTTTGCTTAAATTTACTGCTTATATTGCTTTTACTGCAGCCTTTGTATGGTTTGGCTATCACATCAGTTTTGAACAAATTCCACAACTTCTAGGCTATTGGACGCTCTTATTTATATTCATGTTGGCGTGTAGTCTTATTTTTATTGTGATTGGCGATTTTTCAAAAGAATTAAATAAATTTCTTTCAGTATTCTTTTTAATTCTTTATTTTTTATCGGGTATTTTATATTCCATTCATATTATTCCAGTGGAATATCGTGAATATTTATTATACAACCCCCTGATTCATATCTTTGAGTTAATGCGCCATGCGGTTGCGCCTACTTATAGTTTGGTGCCGGGAATTAGTCTAAGTTACTTCATGATATGGATGATTATTTCTTTATTTATAGGTTTACTTCTGTATAAGCGCTTTGAACGCCGTATGGTGAAATCGAAATGA